A genomic stretch from Penaeus vannamei isolate JL-2024 chromosome 6, ASM4276789v1, whole genome shotgun sequence includes:
- the LOC138862006 gene encoding uncharacterized protein, with protein MGSPLGPCYANTFLCHHEQTWMNDCPANFKPILYRRYMDDTFLLFNDPSHINPFLSYLNSQHPNIKFTCETEQNNKLSFLDTSITFHNNCFYTSTYRKPTFTGLGLHYLSYIPHIYKLNSLTTLINRAYNICSTWASFHDEVSFLSKYFTTNGYPSYLFYKALRKFLSQKFNPKPASATVNKDIKYIKLPYMGGLSFDLRKSLNKILRRCYPQISFRFVFYNNNTVGNFLKNKEMCNSELCSNVVYLFTCPSCQARYVGSTSRWLRHRILEHKGKSIRTGLQLSKPSFSAIREHSHLHNHPFSNTDFKILTSHLNRFDLIIAESLHIQTMKPELNNTATATTLFTI; from the coding sequence atgggatcaccacttggcccttgttatgccaatactttcctttgccatcatgaacaaacatggatgaatgactgccctgctaatttcaaacctattttatatcgccgttatatggatgatacttttttactctttaacgacccctctcacattaatcctttcctctcatacttgaactcacaacaccccaatataaaattcacttgtgagactgaacaaaataacaaactatcatttcttgacacttccataacttttcataacaattgtttctacaccagtacctacaggaaacccacatttactggccttgggcttcattacctcagctacatacctcatatttacaagttaaacagcctcacaacacttatcaaccgagcttataacatttgttcaacttgggctagtttccatgacgaagtttcattcttaagtaaatattttactacaaatgggtatccatcttacctattttataaagccctacgcaaatttctaagtcagaaattcaaccctaaacctgcatctgccacagttaacaaagacattaaatatataaaactcccatatatgggcggtcttagttttgatctcagaaaatcattaaacaaaattctcaggcgttgctatcctcagatcagttttcgattcgttttttacaataataacaccgttggtaatttcttaaagaataaagagatgtgtaactctgaactatgttcgaatgtggtttacctgtttacttgtcctagctgtcaggctaggtatgtgggatccacctcacgatggctccgccaccgcattctcgaacacaaaggcaagtccatcaggacaggcctgcaactgagtaaaccatccttctcagcaatcagagagcattctcacctccacaatcaccctttcagcaatactgatttcaaaatcttgacctcccatcttaacagatttgacctcatcatagccgagtcactccacatccaaacaatgaaaccagagcttaacaacactgccactgcaaccaccctgtttaccatataa